A window of Armatimonadota bacterium contains these coding sequences:
- a CDS encoding helix-turn-helix transcriptional regulator, which produces MTPRRRPPTGDRELGSRMRSARKSAGLAIKELAARLGVRPGRLVAWESGQRQPPLKYLLEVASVCGVDLGWILTGERKPQAPWEAHLARLEEEVRALRALVGAIAERPPRYPTSSGPVGAEQLASFVGDLDVERAARDLMPALLAVLPRVSRTQTRHLEAALVHALRTALPALLADLLARLQREPVAAEP; this is translated from the coding sequence TTGACACCACGGCGGCGACCACCCACAGGCGATCGGGAGCTGGGATCCCGCATGCGGTCGGCCCGCAAGTCCGCGGGGCTGGCCATCAAGGAACTCGCGGCTCGCCTCGGGGTCCGGCCCGGGCGCCTGGTGGCCTGGGAGAGCGGGCAGCGGCAGCCGCCTTTGAAGTACCTGCTCGAGGTCGCCTCGGTCTGCGGGGTCGACCTCGGCTGGATCCTGACGGGGGAGCGCAAACCCCAAGCCCCGTGGGAAGCGCACCTCGCGCGACTCGAAGAGGAGGTGCGGGCGCTGCGGGCTCTCGTCGGCGCGATCGCCGAGCGACCGCCCCGCTACCCGACGTCCTCGGGGCCCGTCGGCGCCGAGCAGCTAGCCTCGTTTGTCGGCGACTTGGACGTGGAGCGGGCGGCACGCGACCTGATGCCGGCGTTGCTCGCCGTGCTGCCGAGAGTCTCCCGGACACAAACCCGCCACCTGGAAGCCGCGCTGGTGCACGCGTTGCGCACGGCGCTGCCGGCCCTGCTGGCCGACCTCCTCGCGCGGCTCCAGCGGGAGCCGGTCGCCGCCGAACCGTAG
- a CDS encoding Fur family transcriptional regulator yields MKARHDDLRRHGLRVTPQRTAILDAIRRAGRPLTARDVWERVRAAHPRMSLDTVYRNLVALAGLGVVGQIHLQNQEVARFEFQGPRSHHHHAVCLRCRKTFHIPACPRPLLRPPREDPGFRITSHAFEIYGYCGRCGEPA; encoded by the coding sequence ATGAAGGCTCGCCACGACGACCTGCGCAGACACGGGTTGCGGGTCACGCCTCAGCGCACCGCGATCCTCGACGCGATCCGCCGTGCGGGACGACCCCTGACCGCCCGCGATGTCTGGGAGCGGGTCCGCGCCGCCCATCCCCGGATGAGCCTGGATACCGTCTACCGCAACCTGGTGGCCCTGGCGGGGTTGGGCGTGGTGGGCCAGATCCACCTGCAGAACCAGGAAGTCGCCCGCTTCGAGTTCCAGGGGCCCCGAAGCCACCACCACCACGCGGTGTGTCTGCGGTGCCGCAAGACCTTCCACATCCCGGCCTGCCCGCGGCCGCTGCTGCGCCCGCCGCGCGAGGACCCCGGGTTCCGCATCACCAGCCACGCCTTCGAGATCTACGGGTACTGCGGCCGCTGCGGCGAGCCGGCGTGA
- a CDS encoding trypsin-like peptidase domain-containing protein — protein MRLRTVSAPATDRQAARSAGGDAAALDAYSQAVIGAVERVGPAVVSVGMARRAPRGAQAEAAPPLRGDGSGVLITPDGYVLTNSHVVRGADRIEVRLPDGRAMDARVVGDDPHTDLAVLSVPHNGLPHAELGDSSSLRVGQLVIAIGNPLGFAATVTAGVISALGRTLPTQTGRPIENVIQTDAALNPGNSGGPLVDSGGRVIGINTAVVFGAQGICFAIPVNTARWVAGQLIRDGRVRRSYLGIGAQVVPLERRRAVAHRLAADSAVRVTEIHPDSAAERAGVRTGDLVVRVGETEVRSLDDLLIALGRHPVGEPLTIHVLRGSERLVLEARPTELPS, from the coding sequence ATGCGACTGCGAACCGTCAGTGCTCCGGCCACGGACCGCCAGGCGGCACGATCCGCCGGAGGAGACGCGGCTGCCCTCGACGCGTACTCGCAGGCGGTGATCGGCGCCGTCGAGCGGGTGGGCCCCGCGGTCGTCAGCGTCGGCATGGCCCGGCGGGCGCCAAGGGGTGCCCAGGCCGAAGCCGCCCCACCGCTGCGCGGGGATGGCAGCGGCGTACTCATCACACCCGACGGCTACGTCCTCACCAACAGCCACGTCGTGCGGGGCGCGGACCGGATCGAGGTGCGCCTGCCCGACGGCCGCGCGATGGACGCACGCGTGGTGGGCGACGACCCGCACACCGACCTGGCTGTCCTCAGCGTGCCGCACAACGGTCTTCCGCATGCCGAACTCGGCGATTCTTCCTCGCTGCGCGTCGGCCAGCTCGTGATCGCGATCGGAAACCCGCTGGGCTTCGCCGCCACCGTCACCGCCGGGGTCATCAGCGCCCTGGGCCGCACGCTCCCGACGCAGACGGGCCGGCCGATCGAGAACGTGATCCAGACCGACGCCGCCCTCAACCCCGGCAACTCCGGGGGACCGCTGGTGGACTCCGGCGGCAGGGTCATCGGCATCAACACCGCAGTGGTGTTCGGCGCACAGGGGATTTGCTTTGCGATCCCGGTCAACACCGCGCGCTGGGTCGCCGGCCAGCTCATCCGCGACGGTCGCGTGCGCCGCTCCTACCTGGGGATCGGCGCTCAGGTCGTCCCGCTGGAGCGCCGCCGCGCCGTCGCCCACCGCCTCGCCGCCGACAGCGCCGTGCGCGTCACCGAGATCCATCCCGACTCGGCGGCGGAGCGGGCGGGCGTGCGCACCGGAGACCTGGTCGTCCGGGTGGGAGAGACCGAGGTGCGGTCGCTGGACGACCTGCTGATCGCCCTCGGCCGCCATCCGGTGGGCGAGCCTCTGACGATCCACGTCCTGAGGGGGAGCGAGCGTCTGGTCCTGGAGGCGCGGCCGACTGAGTTGCCCTCCTGA
- a CDS encoding MogA/MoaB family molybdenum cofactor biosynthesis protein, producing the protein MEGTPSVHAHHQAARGPVGCAVLTISDTRTPETDTGGQLIVDLLRSCGHLVVRRGIVRDEPEQIEHWIRTAAQDPRVQVILTTGGTGISPRDNTYEVVSRMIERRLDGFGELFRMLSYQEVGPAAMLSRAVGGTVAGRVVLCMPGSPDAVRLAMDRLVLPEIEHLAWQTARG; encoded by the coding sequence GTGGAGGGAACGCCCAGCGTGCACGCCCACCACCAGGCGGCCCGGGGGCCGGTCGGGTGCGCAGTGCTGACCATCAGCGACACGCGCACGCCGGAGACCGACACCGGCGGGCAGCTGATCGTAGACCTTCTTCGGTCGTGCGGCCACCTTGTGGTGCGCCGCGGGATCGTGCGCGACGAACCGGAGCAGATCGAGCACTGGATCCGGACAGCCGCCCAGGACCCCCGCGTGCAGGTGATCCTCACTACCGGCGGGACGGGGATCTCGCCCCGGGACAACACCTACGAGGTCGTCTCGCGCATGATCGAGCGGCGTCTGGACGGGTTCGGCGAACTGTTCCGGATGCTGTCGTATCAGGAGGTCGGTCCGGCGGCCATGCTCAGCCGCGCGGTCGGCGGGACCGTCGCCGGCAGGGTCGTCCTGTGCATGCCGGGGTCTCCCGACGCGGTGCGGCTGGCGATGGACAGGCTGGTCCTGCCCGAGATCGAGCACCTGGCGTGGCAGACCGCACGTGGTTGA
- a CDS encoding metal ABC transporter ATP-binding protein, which produces MKTFEISSKGSSAARGTPVAELEHVCFDYGTERVLDHVNLVVRRGDFLGIIGPNGSGKTTLLRVMLGLLRPCCGHVRLFGQDIREFRDWHRIGYVPQKAVAFESRFPASVFEVVVSGRTGRVGLGRRFGPADYEAAERALETVGMAAHRDRLVGRLSGGEQQRVFIARALASEPDLLVLDEPTVGVDVEAQERFYGLLRHLNRDLGTTLVLVSHDIGVVAQEVTQLACLNRSLFFHGSPEEALRSGALEQLYRAQSLVVAHRH; this is translated from the coding sequence ATGAAAACCTTCGAAATCTCGTCGAAGGGCTCGAGTGCCGCTAGGGGCACGCCGGTCGCCGAGCTGGAGCACGTCTGCTTCGACTACGGCACGGAGCGGGTCCTCGACCACGTCAACCTGGTGGTGCGTCGCGGGGACTTCCTCGGCATCATCGGTCCCAACGGCTCGGGCAAGACGACGCTGCTGCGCGTGATGCTGGGTCTGCTGCGCCCGTGCTGCGGTCACGTCCGGCTGTTCGGCCAGGACATCCGCGAGTTTCGGGACTGGCACCGCATCGGCTACGTGCCGCAGAAGGCGGTGGCCTTCGAGTCCCGCTTCCCAGCCAGCGTGTTCGAGGTCGTGGTCAGCGGCCGCACGGGGCGGGTCGGGTTGGGCCGGCGGTTCGGACCCGCCGACTACGAAGCGGCCGAGCGCGCGCTGGAGACGGTCGGCATGGCCGCGCACCGGGATCGTCTGGTGGGCCGGCTGTCCGGCGGCGAACAACAGCGCGTCTTCATCGCGCGCGCGCTCGCGAGCGAGCCGGACCTGCTGGTCCTCGACGAACCGACGGTGGGGGTGGACGTCGAGGCCCAGGAGCGCTTCTACGGGCTGCTGCGCCACCTCAACCGCGACCTCGGGACGACGCTCGTGCTGGTCTCGCACGACATCGGCGTGGTCGCCCAGGAGGTCACGCAGCTGGCGTGCCTGAACCGATCCCTGTTCTTCCACGGGAGTCCCGAGGAGGCGTTGCGGTCCGGCGCGCTGGAGCAACTGTACCGGGCGCAGAGCCTGGTGGTGGCCCACCGGCATTGA
- a CDS encoding GAF domain-containing protein, whose protein sequence is MQDLHRTLERKSAELTALREISRTISQAHDLDTTLATITRKTAEVMGMDSCSLYLLDPQGEHLVLRATTGLAPEAVGRARLHMGEGLTGWAAENAQPAWSSDAASDPRFVLLPETQEFRFRSLLAVPLTVGGRVLGAMNVQTRAVHEFADDEVELLSMIADMAGGAIEKATLYDHMRRQIHELSTLAELSQTLSAPLYLDQVLQVIVEMAARMLDAKLCSLLLVDEAAGVLRPAAAHPTGQAYTQRPPLALGEGVAGRAAQSGESEVVSDLLSDPKYADPDFARREGLRSMVCVPLRVRDRVIGVLNCYRARPNAFSAADVSLLTTLATQTALAIENANLAMRSAVVREMHHRVKNNLQTIAMLLRLQMSDGDGPRVREVLTETINRVLGIAAVHEILSLEGFRTVNLRDVLERIAHAVVANMTRPDLALEVSVEGDDVYFPSQQATSAALVATELIQNALEHAFVGRERGRLTVRVVDAPACVHLEVADDGAGLPAGFDPSRSADLGLRIASTLVREDLHGELTAHDRGGAAFVVTIPKETLVP, encoded by the coding sequence ATGCAGGACCTCCACAGGACCCTGGAGCGGAAGTCAGCGGAGCTGACCGCGCTGCGTGAGATCAGCCGCACGATCAGCCAGGCCCACGACCTCGACACCACGCTCGCCACGATCACCCGCAAGACCGCTGAAGTCATGGGCATGGACTCGTGCTCCCTGTACCTCCTCGACCCCCAGGGCGAGCACCTGGTCTTGCGCGCCACGACCGGCCTCGCGCCCGAAGCCGTGGGACGCGCGCGGTTGCACATGGGAGAGGGGCTGACGGGCTGGGCCGCGGAGAACGCGCAGCCCGCGTGGAGCAGCGACGCCGCCTCGGATCCCCGGTTCGTCCTGCTGCCCGAGACGCAGGAGTTCCGCTTCCGATCTCTGCTGGCCGTGCCGTTGACCGTGGGCGGTCGCGTGCTGGGAGCGATGAACGTGCAGACGCGGGCGGTGCACGAGTTCGCCGACGACGAAGTGGAACTGCTGAGCATGATCGCCGACATGGCCGGTGGTGCGATCGAGAAGGCCACGCTGTACGACCACATGCGCCGGCAGATCCACGAGCTGTCCACCTTGGCCGAACTCAGCCAGACGCTGTCGGCCCCCCTGTACCTGGATCAGGTGCTGCAGGTGATCGTCGAGATGGCCGCGCGCATGCTGGACGCGAAGCTGTGCTCCCTGCTGCTGGTCGACGAGGCCGCCGGCGTGCTGCGGCCGGCTGCGGCGCACCCCACTGGACAGGCCTACACGCAGCGCCCGCCCCTGGCGCTGGGCGAAGGCGTCGCCGGACGGGCGGCGCAGAGCGGCGAAAGCGAGGTCGTGTCGGACCTGCTCTCAGACCCGAAGTACGCCGACCCGGACTTTGCACGCCGCGAGGGCCTGCGGTCGATGGTCTGCGTGCCGCTGCGCGTACGGGATCGCGTCATCGGCGTGCTGAACTGCTACCGCGCCCGCCCCAACGCCTTCTCGGCCGCCGATGTGAGCCTGCTGACCACGCTGGCGACCCAGACCGCGCTGGCGATCGAGAACGCGAACCTGGCGATGCGCTCGGCCGTCGTGCGCGAGATGCACCACAGGGTCAAGAACAACCTGCAGACGATCGCGATGCTGCTGCGGCTGCAGATGTCCGACGGGGACGGCCCGCGCGTCCGCGAGGTGCTCACCGAGACGATCAACCGCGTGCTGGGCATCGCCGCGGTGCACGAGATCCTGTCGCTGGAGGGGTTTCGAACCGTAAACCTGCGCGACGTCCTCGAACGGATCGCCCACGCCGTCGTCGCGAACATGACCCGGCCAGATCTGGCGCTTGAGGTCTCCGTGGAGGGTGACGACGTGTACTTCCCCTCCCAGCAGGCCACGTCGGCGGCGCTGGTCGCCACCGAACTGATTCAGAACGCTCTCGAGCACGCCTTCGTCGGGCGCGAGCGCGGCAGGCTGACCGTCCGAGTCGTGGACGCACCTGCGTGCGTCCACCTCGAGGTCGCCGACGACGGAGCGGGACTGCCCGCAGGCTTCGACCCGTCCCGCTCGGCCGATCTGGGCCTGCGCATCGCGTCGACTTTGGTGCGCGAGGACCTGCACGGCGAACTGACCGCCCACGACAGGGGCGGTGCGGCCTTCGTGGTCACCATCCCCAAGGAGACCCTTGTGCCGTGA
- a CDS encoding DUF502 domain-containing protein, producing MNGDPQAQRARRSPRPDTGWGKLWGHVRLYFVAGLVVLAPLTITLVILRFAFFFLDERVGGFVKRLTGLDVPGVGILATAVLILLIGVVTTNVLGARVVQALEAVVLRAPLVNTIYLTVKQVSDLVFKPDGVAFKRAVLIQYPRPGVYSLGFVTGSARRLDPNNPDDEYLIVFVPTSPTPATGFMTVVPTRDVLPLEMSVEEGVKTVVSMGVLMPPRFSAPGPASDDPPRG from the coding sequence ATGAACGGCGATCCGCAGGCCCAGCGAGCACGGCGGAGCCCCCGGCCGGACACGGGCTGGGGAAAGCTGTGGGGCCACGTCCGCCTGTACTTCGTCGCCGGTCTCGTGGTCCTCGCACCGCTGACCATCACGCTGGTGATCCTGCGGTTTGCCTTCTTCTTCCTCGACGAACGGGTTGGCGGCTTCGTAAAGCGGCTGACCGGACTCGACGTCCCCGGCGTCGGCATCCTCGCGACTGCGGTGCTGATCCTACTGATTGGCGTCGTCACGACGAACGTCCTGGGCGCCCGGGTGGTGCAGGCGCTCGAAGCGGTGGTGTTGCGCGCGCCCCTGGTCAACACGATCTACCTCACGGTCAAGCAGGTGAGCGACCTGGTCTTCAAGCCCGACGGGGTGGCCTTCAAGCGGGCAGTCCTCATCCAGTACCCGCGCCCCGGCGTCTACTCCCTAGGCTTCGTCACCGGATCCGCGCGGCGCCTCGACCCGAACAACCCAGACGACGAATACCTAATCGTCTTCGTCCCCACCAGTCCCACGCCGGCCACCGGCTTCATGACCGTGGTGCCCACCCGCGACGTCCTACCGCTGGAGATGTCGGTGGAAGAAGGCGTGAAGACTGTCGTCTCGATGGGCGTCCTCATGCCCCCGCGCTTCTCAGCACCCGGCCCGGCCAGCGACGATCCGCCGCGCGGCTAG
- a CDS encoding DUF1850 domain-containing protein — MRTSLARVLIALCLAPVGCAQRRPLLSVCLSADARFEIRYVHSVEKTPVIEIYRVGPDGAISIEGMRFRSLGWGLPSEGYVYRDGWYVVSDLHRRIGTLHLRVSKIARHELLTGARTFPLYDRVRDGAGVVVAASRTPDCPLRLEAVPASP, encoded by the coding sequence TTGAGGACGTCGCTGGCGCGGGTCCTCATCGCGTTGTGCCTCGCCCCGGTCGGCTGCGCGCAGCGCCGGCCGTTGCTGTCCGTCTGCCTGTCGGCCGACGCCCGCTTCGAGATCCGCTACGTGCACTCCGTCGAGAAGACGCCGGTGATCGAGATCTACCGGGTCGGCCCCGACGGCGCGATCTCCATTGAGGGCATGCGGTTCCGGTCGCTGGGATGGGGGCTGCCGTCGGAGGGGTACGTCTACCGCGACGGCTGGTACGTCGTCTCCGATCTGCACCGCCGCATCGGCACGCTGCACCTGCGCGTCAGCAAGATCGCCCGCCACGAGCTCCTCACAGGCGCACGCACCTTCCCGCTGTACGACCGGGTGCGCGACGGCGCCGGCGTCGTCGTGGCCGCCTCGCGAACACCGGACTGCCCGCTGCGTCTGGAAGCGGTGCCCGCCAGTCCCTAG
- a CDS encoding DUF192 domain-containing protein, with amino-acid sequence MRLSVVVLLCLLVSVTVAAPAAPLFKRGTVTIVQADRRVVLDVEVADTPQARAQGLMHRTSLADNAGMLFIFEEAQRLSFWMKNTFIPLSIAFIDPHWRINDIQDMDPPQPGGDIPIYVSRHPAKYALEVNQCFFRRHGFTVGARVVYRPAAAVRGRDAGGRGSALIKGCTAGP; translated from the coding sequence ATGCGTCTTTCCGTCGTCGTGCTGTTGTGCCTGTTGGTGTCGGTCACGGTGGCTGCGCCCGCAGCCCCGCTGTTCAAGCGAGGGACGGTCACGATCGTGCAGGCGGACCGGCGGGTGGTGCTGGACGTCGAGGTCGCCGACACGCCGCAGGCGCGTGCGCAGGGCTTGATGCACCGGACCTCGCTCGCAGACAACGCCGGCATGCTGTTCATCTTCGAGGAGGCCCAGCGGCTGTCGTTTTGGATGAAGAACACGTTCATCCCGCTGTCGATCGCCTTCATCGACCCGCACTGGCGGATCAACGACATCCAGGACATGGATCCGCCCCAACCCGGTGGCGACATCCCCATCTACGTCTCGCGCCACCCGGCCAAGTACGCGCTAGAGGTCAACCAGTGCTTCTTCCGCCGCCACGGGTTTACCGTCGGCGCGCGCGTCGTCTACCGCCCGGCAGCGGCGGTTCGGGGAAGGGACGCCGGGGGTCGGGGATCGGCACTCATCAAGGGCTGCACGGCAGGGCCTTGA
- a CDS encoding molybdopterin-binding protein — MAERVEEILRILLGATDPVDVEWVLSPGAVGRVVAQSPPRKPHVVQPDEELQEGSQVLHAGAVVGPGAVAALVARGVPEIPVYRRPRVVLFSTGDELSEPPAEPAPGKVFNTNASALVAEISRLGCEVEYRGILPDRPESLRAAFREVLSGSCDVVLTTGAVSVGCYDRVPQVWLELGAQKVAGRVDIRPGGPFFAARVGRRCSWSKSPRTVPWSCAPGSRPDAGSVSTWSS, encoded by the coding sequence ATGGCGGAGCGGGTGGAGGAGATCCTGCGCATCCTGCTGGGGGCGACTGACCCCGTGGACGTGGAGTGGGTGCTGTCCCCGGGTGCGGTCGGCCGGGTGGTGGCGCAGTCGCCGCCCCGCAAGCCCCACGTGGTGCAGCCCGACGAAGAACTGCAGGAGGGATCGCAGGTCCTGCACGCGGGCGCGGTGGTGGGGCCGGGCGCGGTGGCGGCGCTCGTGGCAAGAGGGGTCCCGGAGATACCGGTCTACCGTCGGCCCAGAGTGGTGCTGTTTTCTACGGGCGACGAGTTGAGCGAACCTCCCGCAGAGCCCGCGCCGGGCAAAGTGTTCAACACCAACGCCTCCGCGCTGGTGGCGGAAATCTCTCGGCTTGGGTGTGAGGTGGAGTACAGAGGCATCCTGCCGGACCGGCCGGAAAGCCTTCGAGCCGCGTTCCGGGAGGTGCTGTCGGGGTCGTGCGATGTGGTGCTCACGACCGGCGCGGTCTCCGTGGGCTGCTACGACCGTGTCCCGCAGGTTTGGCTGGAGCTGGGAGCACAGAAAGTCGCGGGCAGAGTGGACATCAGGCCCGGCGGTCCGTTCTTCGCGGCCCGCGTGGGGCGCCGCTGCTCATGGTCGAAGTCGCCGCGCACGGTGCCGTGGAGCTGTGCTCCCGGGTCGCGGCCGGATGCGGGCTCGGTGTCGACCTGGTCCTCGTAG
- a CDS encoding metal ABC transporter permease: MELLSYGFMQRALLAGTMIALIAPTIGVFLVLRRLSLIADTLSHVALAGIAAGLLLGTYPLAGALAVTVIGAVGIERLRSSGQLFGEAALALFLSGGFAVAVVLISLARGFNADLFSYLFGAITAVQPRDLWIILCLGLVVLGSVAVLYKDLFAITFDEESARVQGVPVDALNLLLTILVAVTVVVTMRIVGILLTSALIVIPALTALRAARDFRATLLLAAGAAVVAVVVGMAAAFYLDIAAGGAIVLCSIGLFAIASSLGR; this comes from the coding sequence ATGGAACTGCTCAGCTACGGGTTCATGCAGCGGGCGCTGCTGGCCGGGACGATGATCGCGTTGATCGCCCCGACGATCGGTGTCTTTCTGGTCCTGCGGCGGTTGAGCCTCATCGCCGACACCCTGTCACACGTGGCGCTGGCAGGGATCGCCGCCGGCCTGCTGCTGGGCACGTACCCCCTGGCCGGCGCGCTGGCGGTCACGGTGATCGGCGCGGTCGGGATCGAGCGGCTGCGTTCGTCCGGCCAGCTGTTCGGCGAGGCGGCGCTGGCGCTGTTTCTGTCCGGCGGGTTCGCGGTGGCCGTGGTCCTGATCAGTCTAGCCCGTGGCTTCAACGCCGACCTGTTCTCCTACCTGTTTGGCGCGATCACGGCCGTCCAGCCCCGCGACCTGTGGATCATCCTCTGTCTTGGTCTTGTGGTCCTGGGCAGCGTCGCGGTGCTGTACAAGGACCTGTTCGCCATCACCTTCGACGAAGAGAGCGCGCGGGTCCAGGGCGTGCCGGTGGACGCGCTGAACTTGCTGCTGACGATTCTGGTCGCGGTGACGGTCGTCGTCACCATGCGCATCGTCGGCATCCTGCTCACCAGCGCTCTGATCGTCATCCCGGCGCTGACCGCGCTGCGGGCGGCTCGCGACTTCCGCGCGACCCTCCTGCTGGCCGCCGGGGCGGCGGTGGTCGCGGTCGTCGTGGGGATGGCGGCGGCCTTCTACCTGGACATCGCGGCAGGCGGCGCCATCGTCCTGTGCTCGATCGGGCTGTTCGCGATCGCCTCCTCACTCGGCCGCTGA
- a CDS encoding DUF488 domain-containing protein, which yields MDRCQDRVVHTIGHSTRSLDHFLTLLEGHAVQAVVDVRRWPSSRRFPHFGREALATALAVRGIDYVWRADLGGYRTPVPDSPNTGWRVGAFRGYADFMLQPAFEEIVAEVCALAGRRRLALMCAEAVPWRCHRQLLADALCVRGWLVRHILDGACQPHRLTRFARVEGTRIVYR from the coding sequence ATGGACCGCTGTCAGGATCGCGTCGTCCACACGATCGGCCATTCCACCCGATCGCTCGATCACTTCCTCACGTTGCTGGAAGGGCACGCCGTCCAGGCCGTGGTCGACGTGCGGCGGTGGCCCTCGTCGCGGCGGTTTCCTCATTTCGGTCGCGAGGCGCTGGCCACGGCGTTGGCCGTGCGCGGAATCGACTACGTCTGGCGCGCCGATCTGGGCGGGTACCGCACGCCCGTGCCGGACTCACCGAACACCGGCTGGCGTGTGGGGGCGTTTCGCGGATATGCCGACTTTATGCTCCAGCCGGCCTTCGAGGAGATCGTGGCGGAGGTGTGCGCCCTCGCCGGTCGACGGCGGCTGGCACTGATGTGCGCCGAGGCGGTGCCGTGGCGCTGTCACCGACAGCTGCTGGCCGATGCGCTCTGCGTCCGCGGGTGGCTCGTCCGACACATCCTCGACGGCGCCTGCCAACCGCACCGGCTCACGCGGTTTGCACGAGTGGAAGGCACCCGGATCGTCTACAGGTAG
- a CDS encoding YceI family protein, which produces MRSLALIAAVVLLAGTAHAQLLATGTFVVSGNDSRVEMFVRDNVGGFSARAREVEGQATVRQTGERSFVADLEVRVPARSITTGFGPRDAQMHRETLQTERFPAIVFVGSVTTDAARVLSTFPAVAHGRLTLRGTTRQVSVPVRITPLPDGFRGRGEFEIKMSDFGIPVPRFLFFVAEDAVKVTVDLLLRSP; this is translated from the coding sequence ATGAGATCCCTGGCCCTGATCGCCGCCGTCGTCCTGCTGGCCGGCACCGCGCACGCCCAGCTGCTCGCCACGGGGACGTTCGTGGTGTCGGGCAACGACTCCCGCGTCGAGATGTTCGTCCGCGACAACGTCGGCGGCTTTTCCGCCCGGGCGCGAGAGGTCGAGGGACAGGCCACCGTCCGGCAGACCGGCGAGCGCAGCTTCGTCGCGGACCTGGAGGTCCGCGTCCCGGCACGCTCGATTACGACCGGCTTCGGACCGCGCGATGCACAGATGCACCGCGAGACGCTGCAGACCGAACGGTTCCCGGCGATCGTCTTCGTGGGGTCGGTCACCACGGACGCCGCGCGCGTCCTCTCGACGTTCCCCGCGGTCGCCCACGGCCGCCTCACGCTGCGCGGCACGACCCGGCAGGTCTCCGTCCCCGTCCGCATCACTCCGCTGCCCGACGGGTTCCGGGGCCGCGGGGAGTTCGAGATCAAGATGTCCGACTTCGGTATCCCCGTCCCGCGCTTTCTGTTCTTCGTCGCCGAAGACGCCGTCAAGGTGACGGTGGACCTGCTGCTGCGCAGCCCGTAG
- a CDS encoding metal ABC transporter substrate-binding protein, which translates to MKRVAWLSAVLVAIVACAPARPEQRLSVVASFYPLYEFAQRIGGDRADVRLLVPPGAEPHDYEPTPQDVVALGQANLVIYNGAGFEPWIERLRGEISDRAVVVDATEGLPLVAAEHGHDHPGEERKEGPQKEALDPHVWLDPVLAQQQVDNILAGFVRADPEGEATYRANSKALRKDLQALHERLEQALADCRIREFITAHAAFGYFARRYRIKMIPIAGLSPEAEPSPGKLREIVREAREHGIQVIYYERLVSPRVAETIAREVGARTLVLDPVEGLTEEDRREGKTYFAVMDENLRNLVEGLECR; encoded by the coding sequence ATGAAGCGTGTCGCCTGGCTGTCGGCCGTGCTCGTGGCGATCGTCGCGTGCGCTCCGGCTCGCCCGGAGCAGAGACTGTCGGTCGTCGCGTCCTTCTATCCGCTGTACGAGTTCGCCCAGCGCATCGGCGGAGACCGTGCGGACGTCCGGCTGCTGGTGCCCCCCGGGGCGGAACCCCACGACTACGAACCGACCCCACAGGACGTCGTGGCCCTGGGTCAGGCAAACCTGGTGATCTACAACGGAGCCGGATTCGAGCCGTGGATCGAACGCCTGCGGGGAGAGATCTCCGACCGCGCGGTGGTCGTGGACGCGACCGAGGGGCTGCCCCTGGTCGCCGCGGAGCACGGGCACGACCACCCGGGGGAGGAACGCAAAGAAGGCCCCCAAAAGGAGGCGCTGGACCCGCACGTGTGGCTGGACCCGGTCCTCGCGCAGCAACAGGTGGACAACATCCTCGCGGGCTTCGTTCGGGCGGATCCGGAGGGTGAGGCGACCTACCGCGCGAACAGCAAGGCGTTGCGCAAAGACCTGCAGGCCCTGCACGAGCGTCTGGAGCAGGCGCTGGCCGACTGCCGGATCCGGGAGTTCATCACGGCGCACGCGGCGTTCGGGTACTTCGCGCGCCGCTATCGCATCAAGATGATCCCCATCGCGGGGCTGTCGCCGGAGGCGGAGCCTTCGCCCGGCAAGCTCAGGGAGATCGTCCGGGAGGCTCGCGAGCACGGGATCCAGGTGATTTACTATGAGAGGCTGGTCAGCCCGCGCGTGGCGGAGACGATTGCGCGCGAGGTGGGCGCCCGCACCCTGGTCTTGGACCCGGTCGAAGGATTGACGGAAGAAGACCGGCGGGAGGGCAAGACGTACTTCGCGGTGATGGATGAAAACCTTCGAAATCTCGTCGAAGGGCTCGAGTGCCGCTAG